From Scytonema millei VB511283:
GCCATGACAAAGTTTCTATCCGTGGTTAGGTGCAGTTATATTTTCGATTCAACTCTGCACGAGTGCGATCGCAGTCTTTACCATCGCGATCGATTGAGTCACCTCACATTGATTCTCCTATAAAGAATCATATCGCTTTTCAGGAAATGAGCTGCGCATCGCTGTCAGCAGTTGATGAATAGTGCGGATAAATGAAGCTTGTCTGCCATTACTCCCGCTTTGCTGGCAAAAGCTCTAGTTTGCGAGTCTTCATTAGCTCGTTGGAGAACCTTATGCAAAAAACGAAACGATTTCGATGGCTACGCTATGCATTAATTGTAATTATGGTTTGCGGACTTGCTATTCTACCTCAAACAGTTTTGTCTCAAGAAAGACAAATTTTTACAGTTAATAGCATCTTAGATGAACCGGACGGGAATATAGGTGATGGGAACTGTATTTCTAATCCTTCCCGCCTCTGTACGTTACGCGCCGCAGCACAGGAAGGTCAGGCAGTCAACCGTGCCGTCACCGTACCAGCAGGTTTGTACGAACTGAGTCAGGGACACTTAGATATCACCAAAAACTTAACCCTGACTGGTGCGGGTTCTGGAAAAACAAAAATAGATGGCATGTTGAAAAGTCGCGTGTTCGATATCGCTGACACTGGCTTTGCCTACATTGGTAAAGTCACAGTACAGTGGGGTAATGCAACCCCTGGCTTTGCCAGTCACTCCCACGGTGGGGGTATTCACAACCACGGGACGCTGATTTTAGTTGATAGTACAGTCAGAGCAAGTTCTATTAACTGGAGGTATGGTAACGTTTGGGGTGGCGGTGGACTTACTAATGCAACTACGGGCAAAGCGACACTCGTGAACGTAACGATCGTGGGGAACTCTACATCTGGTGCAGGTGGGGGAATTGAAAACCTCGGCACGATGGATGTGTACAATAGCACGATCGCTAACAATCAGTCTTTCCGCTCGGCAACGAGTGGTGGTGGAATTGCCAATACTGGTACGATTCAGTTAAAGAATACGCTGGTAGCAAATAACTATGAGGGTGATAATTGCGACGGCACGATTGTCGATCTTGGTGGCAACCTGTCAAGCGATGCAACCTGTGGCTTTCCTACCAACCGAAGTAACGTTGAGATCGTACTAGGCGGACGGGACGATAATGATATGTTGCCAATCTACGCTGAGAGTCCGGCAATCGATCGCGGGATCGACGACCAATGCCAGAGTACCGATCAACGTGGTATGACTCGACCCCTAGACGGAAACAGAGATGGTGTTGCTACTTGCGATGTGGGTGCATACGAGTATCTCGCACCTCTATCAGAGGGAGTTGACACAATTACTAATTAATAGCCGTTTCAATTGAATGAAATATCTATGATGTAGGGGCGCACATCTGTGCGCCCCTACCAACTATCATGTATACAATCGAGAATTACTATCAATAGATTGGGGATTTTGAATTAAACCCAAAATCCAAACCTACAATTTATCTTCTAGAGCGTCTGCGGAGGCGATCGATTGTGACGGCAACAATAATGACTAAACCCTTGACAACTAACTGCCAGAAGAACGACATATTCAACAGAGTGAGTCCGTTATTGAGGGTGGCAATGATTAACGCACCAAGCAGAGTTCCCCAGATAGTGCCAATCCCACCAGAGAAGCTGGTTCCGCCCAAAATTACAGCCGCGATCGCATCGAGTTCGTATCCATTCCCTAGCATTCCCGTAGCACTGTAAAGACGGCTGGCGCTCATAATTCCCGCTAAGCCGGAGAGCAAGCCACTGACACCGTAAACAAATAACAGTACTCGCTTGACCTTAATTCCCGTTAGCCTTGCCGCCTGTTGATTGCCACCAACTGCATAGATCTGCATTCCCAAAATAGTGCGGCGGAGAATAAACCAGCTAGCTACCACTGTAAGTAACGCAATTACCACTAACCAAGGAACTGGTCCTAAGTAATTAATCCCGATCCAAGCAAAGTTGAGGTCGCGGTTGATCACGGTTGTACCGCTAGCAATTAAATAAGCAGCCCCTCGCAGAGCCGTGAGCGCACCTAGAGTGACAATGAAAGGTGGTAGGTCGAGAAAGGCAATTAAAGCACCGTTAATTAAGCCCAAACCCAAGCCTGCGAGTAAAGCAACGGGAACCGCCAGCCAGCCGACCCCTGGGATGAGTGATGTCAGCACGCCAACTACAGCTGTTACTCCCAGGATAGAACCAACCGAAAGATCGATTCCGCCCGTAAGGATTACAAACGTCATCCCTGTTGCTAGCACGATGTTG
This genomic window contains:
- a CDS encoding choice-of-anchor Q domain-containing protein — its product is MQKTKRFRWLRYALIVIMVCGLAILPQTVLSQERQIFTVNSILDEPDGNIGDGNCISNPSRLCTLRAAAQEGQAVNRAVTVPAGLYELSQGHLDITKNLTLTGAGSGKTKIDGMLKSRVFDIADTGFAYIGKVTVQWGNATPGFASHSHGGGIHNHGTLILVDSTVRASSINWRYGNVWGGGGLTNATTGKATLVNVTIVGNSTSGAGGGIENLGTMDVYNSTIANNQSFRSATSGGGIANTGTIQLKNTLVANNYEGDNCDGTIVDLGGNLSSDATCGFPTNRSNVEIVLGGRDDNDMLPIYAESPAIDRGIDDQCQSTDQRGMTRPLDGNRDGVATCDVGAYEYLAPLSEGVDTITN
- a CDS encoding ABC transporter permease subunit, encoding MSQIQSKPMRGRSSDRPKGGRRKSASNLLQVVGILPILALICILFALLTPNFLTTGNIVNIFRQASINIVLATGMTFVILTGGIDLSVGSILGVTAVVGVLTSLIPGVGWLAVPVALLAGLGLGLINGALIAFLDLPPFIVTLGALTALRGAAYLIASGTTVINRDLNFAWIGINYLGPVPWLVVIALLTVVASWFILRRTILGMQIYAVGGNQQAARLTGIKVKRVLLFVYGVSGLLSGLAGIMSASRLYSATGMLGNGYELDAIAAVILGGTSFSGGIGTIWGTLLGALIIATLNNGLTLLNMSFFWQLVVKGLVIIVAVTIDRLRRRSRR